One genomic window of Eriocheir sinensis breed Jianghai 21 chromosome 57, ASM2467909v1, whole genome shotgun sequence includes the following:
- the LOC126984712 gene encoding uncharacterized protein LOC126984712 isoform X27: MVLRRNIGHEGESRRSDVVEIFDYGDETGGETGDETGDVTGDETGDETGGETGDETGGDGGDETGGETGDETGGETGDGGDETGGETGDGGDKTRGETGDGGDETGGETGGETGGETGGETGGETGDTTGYETGDETGDETVDVHVEDKFNDFFVTLLKKLYETGGETGGETGDTPGYETIDETGDVDVHVEDKFNDFLVKLLMKLYETGDTTGGETGDTTGGETEDTTGGETEDEIGGVDVHVENKFNDFLLKLLMKLYETGGETGDETHYETGGETGDETLYETGGETGDETHYETGGETGDETHYETGGETGDETHYETGGETGHETLYETGGETGHETLYETGGETGDETLYETGGETGGETGGEIRGETGGETPGETGKETLYETGDETLYETGDERVYKSGDERGDITGHTEVKHDENPGETRVETLYETGDETCLTSASPLIITTTQVTWVPTVVTMLAVNVITTEVTITSSTLLDGDLVSSTRVITIPSTQVSTITTSVTTNILITTKIPYTSTRVEMVTEFTTLTDVKVEGVYSTKYWLETLTTTTTLTTTRYRPISLWVNAVSCRTYTTLTKTFTPVIKPRVPVTSQAEHHPGVTSLSGHHPGVTSQVRSHTPTVTKYYTAWGTRTQTVTKPALVTVQVTIDRQPGEPCIQVTSPVAPSREYADLPDQGVYVRPVPGRDPDGGDRHFHGSNHGVEKSLPADHHLRVEQDEDAHGGTRHIIHSQDDHQYKNEKLPDEHHSQAKENEPLTFKEKMKVKMLDSMNYLEDKMLERTLQLESLLLWPFEVEEKGEGQEGPSYVDAMKHGIKNAIKSKFEGLYELSLRKFNWLHYMLGEEDDEASAEASERENEA; this comes from the exons ATGGTGTTGAGGAGGAACATTGGACACGAAGGGGAATCGCGTAGATCTGATGTGGTTGAAATTTTTGATTATGGTGATGAAACTGGAGGTGAAACTGGTGATGAAACTGGTGATGTAACTGGTGATGAAACTGGTGATGAAACTGGAGGTGAAACTGGTGATGAaactggaggtgatggtggtgatgaaactgGAGGTGAAACTGGTGATGAAACTGGAGGTgaaactggtgatggtggtgatgaaactgGAGGTgaaactggtgatggtggtgataaaacTAGAGGTgaaactggtgatggtggtgatgaaactgGAGGTGAAACTGGAGGTGAAACTGGAGGTGAAACTGGAGGTGAAACTGGAGGTGAAACTGGAGATACGACTGGATATGAAACGGGAGATGAAACGGGAGATGAAACTGTTGATGTTCATGTTGAAGATAAGTTTAATGATTTTTTTGTGACACTGTTGAAGAAACTCTACGAAACTGGAGGTGAAACTGGAGGTGAAACTGGTGATACGCCTGGTTATGAGACGATAGATGAAACTGGTGATGTTGATGTTCATGTTGAAGATAAGTTTAATGATTTTTTGGTGAAACTGTTGATGAAACTCTACGAAACTGGAGATACGACTGGAGGTGAAACTGGAGATACGACTGGAGGTGAAACTGAAGATACGACTGGAGGTGAAACGGAAGATGaaattggtggtgttgatgttcaTGTTGAAAATAAGTTTAATGATTTTTTGCTGAAACTGTTGATGAAACTCTACGAAACTGGAG GTGAAACTGGTGATGAAACACACTACGAAACTGGAG GTGAAACTGGTGATGAAACACTCTACGAAACTGGAGGTGAAACTGGTGATGAAACACACTACGAAACTGGAG GTGAAACTGGTGATGAAACACACTACGAAACTGGAG GTGAAACTGGTGATGAAACGCACTACGAAACTGGAGGTGAAACTGGTCATGAAACACTCTACGAAACTGGAGGTGAAACTGGTCATGAAACACTCTACGAAACTGGAGGTGAAACTGGTGATGAAACACTCTACGAAACTGGAGGTGAGACTGGAGGTGAGACTGGAGGTGAGATTAGAGGTGAAACTGGAGGCGAAACTCCTGGTGAAACTGGTAAGGAAACGCTCTACGAAACTGGTGATGAAACGCTCTACGAAACTGGTGATGAAAGGGTCTACAAAAGTGGTGATGAACGTGGTGATATAACCGGTCATACTGAAGTGAAGCATGATGAAAATCCAGGTGAAACTCGTGTTGAAACTCTCTACGAAACTGGTGATGAAACTTGCCTCACCAGCGCCTcaccactcatcatcaccaccacacaggtCACATGGGTTCCAACGGTGGTGACTATGCTCGCTGTCAACGTCATCACCACCGAGGTCACCATCACTTCGTCCACACTCCTTGATGGTGACCTCGTATCATCAACACGTGTCATCACCATTCCCAGTACCCAGGTCAGCACTAtcaccacctccgtcaccactAACATATTGATCACCACCAAGATACCTTACACCAGTACCCGCGTGGAGATGGTTACCGAATTCACCACACTCACGGATGTCAAAGTCGAGGGGGTCTACTCAACTAAATACTGGCTCGAGACTCTCACCACGACCACAACACTGACCACGACACGGTACAGACCTATCTCTCTCTGGGTCAATGCTGTGTCTTGTCGAACATACACCACCCTCACGAAGACTTTCACGCCAGTCATCAAACCTCGCGTACCCGTCACCAGCCAGGCAGAACATCACCCAGGAGTCACGAGTCTGTCAGGACATCACCCAGGAGTCACCAGTCAGGTCAGGTCCCATACACCAACTGTCACCAAGTACTACACAGCCTGGGGGACAAGGACTCAAACGGTCACCAAGCCAGCCCTCGTGACAGTCCAGGTGACCATAGACAGACAGCCTGGTGAGCCTTGTATCCAGGTGACAAGTCCGGTAGCCCCCAGTAGAGAGTATGCGGATCTGCCCGACCAAGGTGTGTATGTAAGGCCTGTACCTGGGAGAGATCCTGATGGGGGTGATCGGCATTTCCACGGGTCGAATCATGGTGTGGAAAAAAGTCTCCCAGCAGACCATCACTTACGGGTTGAACAGGACGAAGATGCGCATGGTGGGACAAGGCACATCATCCACTCTCAAGATGACCACCAATACAAGAACGAGAAATTGCCAGACGAGCATCACAGTCAAGCTAAGGAGAACGAACCACTGACatttaaagagaagatgaaggtcaAAATGTTGGACAGCATGAATTACCTCGAGGATAAAATGCTGGAGAGAACATTGCAGTTGGAATCCCTACTCTTGTGGCCGtttgaagtggaggaaaagggagagggacaagAAGGGCCGAGTTATGTAGACGCGATGAAGCACGGGATAAAGAACGCCATAAAGAGCAAATTCGAGGGATTGTATGAGTTAAGTCTCCGAAAGTTCAATTGGCTTCACTACATGCTTGGAGAGGAGGATGATGAAGCTTCGGCTGAGGCTTCGGAACGGGAAAATGAAGCTTAG
- the LOC126984712 gene encoding uncharacterized protein LOC126984712 isoform X6 — protein sequence MVLRRNIGHEGESRRSDVVEIFDYGDETGGETGDETGDVTGDETGDETGGETGDETGGDGGDETGGETGDETGGETGDGGDETGGETGDGGDKTRGETGDGGDETGGETGGETGGETGGETGGETGDTTGYETGDETGDETVDVHVEDKFNDFFVTLLKKLYETGGETGGETGDTPGYETIDETGDVDVHVEDKFNDFLVKLLMKLYETGDTTGGETGDTTGGETEDTTGGETEDEIGGVDVHVENKFNDFLLKLLMKLYETGGETGDETHYETGGETGDETLYETGGETGDETLYETGGETGDETHYETGGETGDETHYETGGETGDETLYETGGETGDETHYETGGETGHETLYETGGETGHETLYETGGETGDETLYETGGETGGETGGEIRGETGGETPGETGKETLYETGDETLYETGDERVYKSGDERGDITGHTEVKHDENPGETRVETLYETGDETCLTSASPLIITTTQVTWVPTVVTMLAVNVITTEVTITSSTLLDGDLVSSTRVITIPSTQVSTITTSVTTNILITTKIPYTSTRVEMVTEFTTLTDVKVEGVYSTKYWLETLTTTTTLTTTRYRPISLWVNAVSCRTYTTLTKTFTPVIKPRVPVTSQAEHHPGVTSLSGHHPGVTSQVRSHTPTVTKYYTAWGTRTQTVTKPALVTVQVTIDRQPGEPCIQVTSPVAPSREYADLPDQGVYVRPVPGRDPDGGDRHFHGSNHGVEKSLPADHHLRVEQDEDAHGGTRHIIHSQDDHQYKNEKLPDEHHSQAKENEPLTFKEKMKVKMLDSMNYLEDKMLERTLQLESLLLWPFEVEEKGEGQEGPSYVDAMKHGIKNAIKSKFEGLYELSLRKFNWLHYMLGEEDDEASAEASERENEA from the exons ATGGTGTTGAGGAGGAACATTGGACACGAAGGGGAATCGCGTAGATCTGATGTGGTTGAAATTTTTGATTATGGTGATGAAACTGGAGGTGAAACTGGTGATGAAACTGGTGATGTAACTGGTGATGAAACTGGTGATGAAACTGGAGGTGAAACTGGTGATGAaactggaggtgatggtggtgatgaaactgGAGGTGAAACTGGTGATGAAACTGGAGGTgaaactggtgatggtggtgatgaaactgGAGGTgaaactggtgatggtggtgataaaacTAGAGGTgaaactggtgatggtggtgatgaaactgGAGGTGAAACTGGAGGTGAAACTGGAGGTGAAACTGGAGGTGAAACTGGAGGTGAAACTGGAGATACGACTGGATATGAAACGGGAGATGAAACGGGAGATGAAACTGTTGATGTTCATGTTGAAGATAAGTTTAATGATTTTTTTGTGACACTGTTGAAGAAACTCTACGAAACTGGAGGTGAAACTGGAGGTGAAACTGGTGATACGCCTGGTTATGAGACGATAGATGAAACTGGTGATGTTGATGTTCATGTTGAAGATAAGTTTAATGATTTTTTGGTGAAACTGTTGATGAAACTCTACGAAACTGGAGATACGACTGGAGGTGAAACTGGAGATACGACTGGAGGTGAAACTGAAGATACGACTGGAGGTGAAACGGAAGATGaaattggtggtgttgatgttcaTGTTGAAAATAAGTTTAATGATTTTTTGCTGAAACTGTTGATGAAACTCTACGAAACTGGAG GTGAAACTGGTGATGAAACACACTACGAAACTGGAGGTGAAACTGGTGATGAAACACTCTACGAAACTGGAG GTGAAACTGGTGATGAAACACTCTACGAAACTGGAGGTGAAACTGGTGATGAAACACACTACGAAACTGGAG GTGAAACTGGTGATGAAACACACTACGAAACTGGAGGTGAAACTGGTGATGAAACACTCTACGAAACTGGAGGTGAAACTGGTGATGAAACGCACTACGAAACTGGAGGTGAAACTGGTCATGAAACACTCTACGAAACTGGAGGTGAAACTGGTCATGAAACACTCTACGAAACTGGAGGTGAAACTGGTGATGAAACACTCTACGAAACTGGAGGTGAGACTGGAGGTGAGACTGGAGGTGAGATTAGAGGTGAAACTGGAGGCGAAACTCCTGGTGAAACTGGTAAGGAAACGCTCTACGAAACTGGTGATGAAACGCTCTACGAAACTGGTGATGAAAGGGTCTACAAAAGTGGTGATGAACGTGGTGATATAACCGGTCATACTGAAGTGAAGCATGATGAAAATCCAGGTGAAACTCGTGTTGAAACTCTCTACGAAACTGGTGATGAAACTTGCCTCACCAGCGCCTcaccactcatcatcaccaccacacaggtCACATGGGTTCCAACGGTGGTGACTATGCTCGCTGTCAACGTCATCACCACCGAGGTCACCATCACTTCGTCCACACTCCTTGATGGTGACCTCGTATCATCAACACGTGTCATCACCATTCCCAGTACCCAGGTCAGCACTAtcaccacctccgtcaccactAACATATTGATCACCACCAAGATACCTTACACCAGTACCCGCGTGGAGATGGTTACCGAATTCACCACACTCACGGATGTCAAAGTCGAGGGGGTCTACTCAACTAAATACTGGCTCGAGACTCTCACCACGACCACAACACTGACCACGACACGGTACAGACCTATCTCTCTCTGGGTCAATGCTGTGTCTTGTCGAACATACACCACCCTCACGAAGACTTTCACGCCAGTCATCAAACCTCGCGTACCCGTCACCAGCCAGGCAGAACATCACCCAGGAGTCACGAGTCTGTCAGGACATCACCCAGGAGTCACCAGTCAGGTCAGGTCCCATACACCAACTGTCACCAAGTACTACACAGCCTGGGGGACAAGGACTCAAACGGTCACCAAGCCAGCCCTCGTGACAGTCCAGGTGACCATAGACAGACAGCCTGGTGAGCCTTGTATCCAGGTGACAAGTCCGGTAGCCCCCAGTAGAGAGTATGCGGATCTGCCCGACCAAGGTGTGTATGTAAGGCCTGTACCTGGGAGAGATCCTGATGGGGGTGATCGGCATTTCCACGGGTCGAATCATGGTGTGGAAAAAAGTCTCCCAGCAGACCATCACTTACGGGTTGAACAGGACGAAGATGCGCATGGTGGGACAAGGCACATCATCCACTCTCAAGATGACCACCAATACAAGAACGAGAAATTGCCAGACGAGCATCACAGTCAAGCTAAGGAGAACGAACCACTGACatttaaagagaagatgaaggtcaAAATGTTGGACAGCATGAATTACCTCGAGGATAAAATGCTGGAGAGAACATTGCAGTTGGAATCCCTACTCTTGTGGCCGtttgaagtggaggaaaagggagagggacaagAAGGGCCGAGTTATGTAGACGCGATGAAGCACGGGATAAAGAACGCCATAAAGAGCAAATTCGAGGGATTGTATGAGTTAAGTCTCCGAAAGTTCAATTGGCTTCACTACATGCTTGGAGAGGAGGATGATGAAGCTTCGGCTGAGGCTTCGGAACGGGAAAATGAAGCTTAG
- the LOC126984712 gene encoding uncharacterized protein LOC126984712 isoform X12 produces the protein MVLRRNIGHEGESRRSDVVEIFDYGDETGGETGDETGDVTGDETGDETGGETGDETGGDGGDETGGETGDETGGETGDGGDETGGETGDGGDKTRGETGDGGDETGGETGGETGGETGGETGGETGDTTGYETGDETGDETVDVHVEDKFNDFFVTLLKKLYETGGETGGETGDTPGYETIDETGDVDVHVEDKFNDFLVKLLMKLYETGDTTGGETGDTTGGETEDTTGGETEDEIGGVDVHVENKFNDFLLKLLMKLYETGGETGDETHYETGGETGDETLYETGGETGDETHYETGGETGDETHYETGGETGDETLYETGGETGDETHYETGGETGHETLYETGGETGHETLYETGGETGDETLYETGGETGGETGGEIRGETGGETPGETGKETLYETGDETLYETGDERVYKSGDERGDITGHTEVKHDENPGETRVETLYETGDETCLTSASPLIITTTQVTWVPTVVTMLAVNVITTEVTITSSTLLDGDLVSSTRVITIPSTQVSTITTSVTTNILITTKIPYTSTRVEMVTEFTTLTDVKVEGVYSTKYWLETLTTTTTLTTTRYRPISLWVNAVSCRTYTTLTKTFTPVIKPRVPVTSQAEHHPGVTSLSGHHPGVTSQVRSHTPTVTKYYTAWGTRTQTVTKPALVTVQVTIDRQPGEPCIQVTSPVAPSREYADLPDQGVYVRPVPGRDPDGGDRHFHGSNHGVEKSLPADHHLRVEQDEDAHGGTRHIIHSQDDHQYKNEKLPDEHHSQAKENEPLTFKEKMKVKMLDSMNYLEDKMLERTLQLESLLLWPFEVEEKGEGQEGPSYVDAMKHGIKNAIKSKFEGLYELSLRKFNWLHYMLGEEDDEASAEASERENEA, from the exons ATGGTGTTGAGGAGGAACATTGGACACGAAGGGGAATCGCGTAGATCTGATGTGGTTGAAATTTTTGATTATGGTGATGAAACTGGAGGTGAAACTGGTGATGAAACTGGTGATGTAACTGGTGATGAAACTGGTGATGAAACTGGAGGTGAAACTGGTGATGAaactggaggtgatggtggtgatgaaactgGAGGTGAAACTGGTGATGAAACTGGAGGTgaaactggtgatggtggtgatgaaactgGAGGTgaaactggtgatggtggtgataaaacTAGAGGTgaaactggtgatggtggtgatgaaactgGAGGTGAAACTGGAGGTGAAACTGGAGGTGAAACTGGAGGTGAAACTGGAGGTGAAACTGGAGATACGACTGGATATGAAACGGGAGATGAAACGGGAGATGAAACTGTTGATGTTCATGTTGAAGATAAGTTTAATGATTTTTTTGTGACACTGTTGAAGAAACTCTACGAAACTGGAGGTGAAACTGGAGGTGAAACTGGTGATACGCCTGGTTATGAGACGATAGATGAAACTGGTGATGTTGATGTTCATGTTGAAGATAAGTTTAATGATTTTTTGGTGAAACTGTTGATGAAACTCTACGAAACTGGAGATACGACTGGAGGTGAAACTGGAGATACGACTGGAGGTGAAACTGAAGATACGACTGGAGGTGAAACGGAAGATGaaattggtggtgttgatgttcaTGTTGAAAATAAGTTTAATGATTTTTTGCTGAAACTGTTGATGAAACTCTACGAAACTGGAG GTGAAACTGGTGATGAAACACACTACGAAACTGGAG GTGAAACTGGTGATGAAACACTCTACGAAACTGGAGGTGAAACTGGTGATGAAACACACTACGAAACTGGAG GTGAAACTGGTGATGAAACACACTACGAAACTGGAGGTGAAACTGGTGATGAAACACTCTACGAAACTGGAGGTGAAACTGGTGATGAAACGCACTACGAAACTGGAGGTGAAACTGGTCATGAAACACTCTACGAAACTGGAGGTGAAACTGGTCATGAAACACTCTACGAAACTGGAGGTGAAACTGGTGATGAAACACTCTACGAAACTGGAGGTGAGACTGGAGGTGAGACTGGAGGTGAGATTAGAGGTGAAACTGGAGGCGAAACTCCTGGTGAAACTGGTAAGGAAACGCTCTACGAAACTGGTGATGAAACGCTCTACGAAACTGGTGATGAAAGGGTCTACAAAAGTGGTGATGAACGTGGTGATATAACCGGTCATACTGAAGTGAAGCATGATGAAAATCCAGGTGAAACTCGTGTTGAAACTCTCTACGAAACTGGTGATGAAACTTGCCTCACCAGCGCCTcaccactcatcatcaccaccacacaggtCACATGGGTTCCAACGGTGGTGACTATGCTCGCTGTCAACGTCATCACCACCGAGGTCACCATCACTTCGTCCACACTCCTTGATGGTGACCTCGTATCATCAACACGTGTCATCACCATTCCCAGTACCCAGGTCAGCACTAtcaccacctccgtcaccactAACATATTGATCACCACCAAGATACCTTACACCAGTACCCGCGTGGAGATGGTTACCGAATTCACCACACTCACGGATGTCAAAGTCGAGGGGGTCTACTCAACTAAATACTGGCTCGAGACTCTCACCACGACCACAACACTGACCACGACACGGTACAGACCTATCTCTCTCTGGGTCAATGCTGTGTCTTGTCGAACATACACCACCCTCACGAAGACTTTCACGCCAGTCATCAAACCTCGCGTACCCGTCACCAGCCAGGCAGAACATCACCCAGGAGTCACGAGTCTGTCAGGACATCACCCAGGAGTCACCAGTCAGGTCAGGTCCCATACACCAACTGTCACCAAGTACTACACAGCCTGGGGGACAAGGACTCAAACGGTCACCAAGCCAGCCCTCGTGACAGTCCAGGTGACCATAGACAGACAGCCTGGTGAGCCTTGTATCCAGGTGACAAGTCCGGTAGCCCCCAGTAGAGAGTATGCGGATCTGCCCGACCAAGGTGTGTATGTAAGGCCTGTACCTGGGAGAGATCCTGATGGGGGTGATCGGCATTTCCACGGGTCGAATCATGGTGTGGAAAAAAGTCTCCCAGCAGACCATCACTTACGGGTTGAACAGGACGAAGATGCGCATGGTGGGACAAGGCACATCATCCACTCTCAAGATGACCACCAATACAAGAACGAGAAATTGCCAGACGAGCATCACAGTCAAGCTAAGGAGAACGAACCACTGACatttaaagagaagatgaaggtcaAAATGTTGGACAGCATGAATTACCTCGAGGATAAAATGCTGGAGAGAACATTGCAGTTGGAATCCCTACTCTTGTGGCCGtttgaagtggaggaaaagggagagggacaagAAGGGCCGAGTTATGTAGACGCGATGAAGCACGGGATAAAGAACGCCATAAAGAGCAAATTCGAGGGATTGTATGAGTTAAGTCTCCGAAAGTTCAATTGGCTTCACTACATGCTTGGAGAGGAGGATGATGAAGCTTCGGCTGAGGCTTCGGAACGGGAAAATGAAGCTTAG
- the LOC126984712 gene encoding uncharacterized protein LOC126984712 isoform X31 — translation MVLRRNIGHEGESRRSDVVEIFDYGDETGGETGDETGDVTGDETGDETGGETGDETGGDGGDETGGETGDETGGETGDGGDETGGETGDGGDKTRGETGDGGDETGGETGGETGGETGGETGGETGDTTGYETGDETGDETVDVHVEDKFNDFFVTLLKKLYETGGETGGETGDTPGYETIDETGDVDVHVEDKFNDFLVKLLMKLYETGDTTGGETGDTTGGETEDTTGGETEDEIGGVDVHVENKFNDFLLKLLMKLYETGGETGDETHYETGGETGDETLYETGGETGDETLYETGGETGDETHYETGGETGDETHYETGGETGDETLYETGGETGDETLYETGGETGGETGGEIRGETGGETPGETGKETLYETGDETLYETGDERVYKSGDERGDITGHTEVKHDENPGETRVETLYETGDETCLTSASPLIITTTQVTWVPTVVTMLAVNVITTEVTITSSTLLDGDLVSSTRVITIPSTQVSTITTSVTTNILITTKIPYTSTRVEMVTEFTTLTDVKVEGVYSTKYWLETLTTTTTLTTTRYRPISLWVNAVSCRTYTTLTKTFTPVIKPRVPVTSQAEHHPGVTSLSGHHPGVTSQVRSHTPTVTKYYTAWGTRTQTVTKPALVTVQVTIDRQPGEPCIQVTSPVAPSREYADLPDQGVYVRPVPGRDPDGGDRHFHGSNHGVEKSLPADHHLRVEQDEDAHGGTRHIIHSQDDHQYKNEKLPDEHHSQAKENEPLTFKEKMKVKMLDSMNYLEDKMLERTLQLESLLLWPFEVEEKGEGQEGPSYVDAMKHGIKNAIKSKFEGLYELSLRKFNWLHYMLGEEDDEASAEASERENEA, via the exons ATGGTGTTGAGGAGGAACATTGGACACGAAGGGGAATCGCGTAGATCTGATGTGGTTGAAATTTTTGATTATGGTGATGAAACTGGAGGTGAAACTGGTGATGAAACTGGTGATGTAACTGGTGATGAAACTGGTGATGAAACTGGAGGTGAAACTGGTGATGAaactggaggtgatggtggtgatgaaactgGAGGTGAAACTGGTGATGAAACTGGAGGTgaaactggtgatggtggtgatgaaactgGAGGTgaaactggtgatggtggtgataaaacTAGAGGTgaaactggtgatggtggtgatgaaactgGAGGTGAAACTGGAGGTGAAACTGGAGGTGAAACTGGAGGTGAAACTGGAGGTGAAACTGGAGATACGACTGGATATGAAACGGGAGATGAAACGGGAGATGAAACTGTTGATGTTCATGTTGAAGATAAGTTTAATGATTTTTTTGTGACACTGTTGAAGAAACTCTACGAAACTGGAGGTGAAACTGGAGGTGAAACTGGTGATACGCCTGGTTATGAGACGATAGATGAAACTGGTGATGTTGATGTTCATGTTGAAGATAAGTTTAATGATTTTTTGGTGAAACTGTTGATGAAACTCTACGAAACTGGAGATACGACTGGAGGTGAAACTGGAGATACGACTGGAGGTGAAACTGAAGATACGACTGGAGGTGAAACGGAAGATGaaattggtggtgttgatgttcaTGTTGAAAATAAGTTTAATGATTTTTTGCTGAAACTGTTGATGAAACTCTACGAAACTGGAG GTGAAACTGGTGATGAAACACACTACGAAACTGGAGGTGAAACTGGTGATGAAACACTCTACGAAACTGGAG GTGAAACTGGTGATGAAACACTCTACGAAACTGGAGGTGAAACTGGTGATGAAACACACTACGAAACTGGAG GTGAAACTGGTGATGAAACACACTACGAAACTGGAGGTGAAACTGGTGATGAAACACTCTACGAAACTGGAG GTGAAACTGGTGATGAAACACTCTACGAAACTGGAGGTGAGACTGGAGGTGAGACTGGAGGTGAGATTAGAGGTGAAACTGGAGGCGAAACTCCTGGTGAAACTGGTAAGGAAACGCTCTACGAAACTGGTGATGAAACGCTCTACGAAACTGGTGATGAAAGGGTCTACAAAAGTGGTGATGAACGTGGTGATATAACCGGTCATACTGAAGTGAAGCATGATGAAAATCCAGGTGAAACTCGTGTTGAAACTCTCTACGAAACTGGTGATGAAACTTGCCTCACCAGCGCCTcaccactcatcatcaccaccacacaggtCACATGGGTTCCAACGGTGGTGACTATGCTCGCTGTCAACGTCATCACCACCGAGGTCACCATCACTTCGTCCACACTCCTTGATGGTGACCTCGTATCATCAACACGTGTCATCACCATTCCCAGTACCCAGGTCAGCACTAtcaccacctccgtcaccactAACATATTGATCACCACCAAGATACCTTACACCAGTACCCGCGTGGAGATGGTTACCGAATTCACCACACTCACGGATGTCAAAGTCGAGGGGGTCTACTCAACTAAATACTGGCTCGAGACTCTCACCACGACCACAACACTGACCACGACACGGTACAGACCTATCTCTCTCTGGGTCAATGCTGTGTCTTGTCGAACATACACCACCCTCACGAAGACTTTCACGCCAGTCATCAAACCTCGCGTACCCGTCACCAGCCAGGCAGAACATCACCCAGGAGTCACGAGTCTGTCAGGACATCACCCAGGAGTCACCAGTCAGGTCAGGTCCCATACACCAACTGTCACCAAGTACTACACAGCCTGGGGGACAAGGACTCAAACGGTCACCAAGCCAGCCCTCGTGACAGTCCAGGTGACCATAGACAGACAGCCTGGTGAGCCTTGTATCCAGGTGACAAGTCCGGTAGCCCCCAGTAGAGAGTATGCGGATCTGCCCGACCAAGGTGTGTATGTAAGGCCTGTACCTGGGAGAGATCCTGATGGGGGTGATCGGCATTTCCACGGGTCGAATCATGGTGTGGAAAAAAGTCTCCCAGCAGACCATCACTTACGGGTTGAACAGGACGAAGATGCGCATGGTGGGACAAGGCACATCATCCACTCTCAAGATGACCACCAATACAAGAACGAGAAATTGCCAGACGAGCATCACAGTCAAGCTAAGGAGAACGAACCACTGACatttaaagagaagatgaaggtcaAAATGTTGGACAGCATGAATTACCTCGAGGATAAAATGCTGGAGAGAACATTGCAGTTGGAATCCCTACTCTTGTGGCCGtttgaagtggaggaaaagggagagggacaagAAGGGCCGAGTTATGTAGACGCGATGAAGCACGGGATAAAGAACGCCATAAAGAGCAAATTCGAGGGATTGTATGAGTTAAGTCTCCGAAAGTTCAATTGGCTTCACTACATGCTTGGAGAGGAGGATGATGAAGCTTCGGCTGAGGCTTCGGAACGGGAAAATGAAGCTTAG